The stretch of DNA ttttgtgtttttttctgaataattaaatttagaaaaacaaactgcacaGAGTACATGACTAGTCATATTCATGCTCAGCACACATGTACGTAGCAACGTCAGACTTGCCAGAATTTTTCAGGAGAAAATAACATGAAGTACACCAGGCCCCAAATTCAAAACATACTGCTTTGTTCCATCAGACTGAAAACCAGCGCAGATATCATTCTGAAGTTAGGAGCTGAAAACATCGAAACAAGCGACTGAAGCAAAATGATTTACGCGGGAATTAAGTTTTTGTCTGGactcatactgtagctgtatatAACTCCCTTCAGTGAAAACATGCAGTTTCTTACTAGTTGTAAGCAAGTTATCCTGACAtgaaatcaaagaaaaaacaccatttgtaattatttcaaCCAAGCTCATTTTGTTACGAGCAACCAAACAAATGAAATACAGTTAATCAAGTACAAATATACAAGTAACTTTATTAATGGCTACAGAATAAGCATCACAAATTAGGGTATGACATGCACGTAAAGAACATATTGAGCAAAGTTCTAAAGGGTTATCCAAAACAAAGTTTTCTTAATCACAGCCATACACTAACACACAGAGAATATGGCCAAATTCAAATTAGCCTTTCACTTTAATTCGTTTATAGAATACAGCAACAAAAAACAGGTAACTTTAAAGGACCACTGATTTAAATAAgctcttttactcttttaagATAagcttatcagtttttacaagaCTATTTTTGGAATGAGTTATATATATTCTTTGAACTACTATCGATAATAGAAAAGCTACACCAAAATGTGTTCTTCTTCAACCCATTCCAAATAACTTGTCCTGCTTAATACTTACAATCTGTCATCCAATCATAGCCCTTTCTGTCCAATTTGCTCCACCTCCCTTCTGATGAATGACAGTTTTTCAGCTTTCAGACTGGAACCATATAACATTTGGAAGCTATAGCCAACTGCAGTCTAGTTTTCCTTCATAAGAGTTTAAGGAGGAAAAATCTTCAGTAATCCTAAAAAGAAGCTGTCCTGTCAACATCATAgctgaaatctgaacaggaggtCTAGACGGTGCTGAAATAAATGTCCCTCCGTTTCATTAAGAATGTCCTTGGCACTTCCAGATTAAAAacgacaacagaaaaagatgtcGGACAAAAATCGTAGTGACGTGAGTGAGGTACAAGTATGAACTTGAGAAACACTGGTCAAGATAATATCCCTTTAAGGCTTTACAAAGACTTCCAGAAAGGTGACAACCATTTGCTCAAGAGCTGGAGTGAAATGGACACAAAATGATTCAGACGGAGACAgtaacagacatactgtacagaagtAACGAACCTAAAACCTTTAACTGTTGTTCAGGGCAAAAGTCTGAAGTTAGAGTTACAAAATGCTTAAATCTTTACCAACTGGTTGAGTGGTTTAAAGAGAcatcttacatttaaaaaaaaaagaatatttgcCTGCTCTTAAGGAACTGGCAGGCCAGGCACAGTTCACTTTATGCTGTGAGCTGACAAATTTACCGTGGAACGTATTCACAGTACGTgaataactaaataaaaaaaaacttaaatgacATTTACATTTGCAGTGTACTCTAGTTTTAATCTATTTTAGAATCGCAATATTTGGCTTTGAGAAAGGAAAAGCTGGTCTTCCTTACAACGCAAGCACTAAAAGTTCCCTAAGTAAATGTCTGAAATCATTAAAATTGGCAGCCGGGTTAGCTTTGTTTTTCGTGTAAAACATTTTCCTgccttaaaatgtaaaaacaaagagatattaaaaacagaagagCCAAGGTTTAAAAGGATGCCTGTTTCCCCCACATGCAAACCTAAAGACTAAGgagcagaaaacaaaaccggGAGATGGAACAACAGAAAGACGAAAAAGCATTGCAGTGTCTAGAGCTACAGTTAACCTTTAACCCCCGCTGCGATCACTTCCTCGTCCGCTGGGATTTGCGTGCTGCTGGCTTGGCCTTCACGGGCGACTTGGCCGGAGTCTTCTTGGCCGGCGGTTTCTTGGAAGCCCGGCTCGTCATCTTCTTGGTCGCCGGCGTCTTGGGCTTCTTCGAGGGGGCGGCCCTCTTGGTCGGGGATGCCTTGGCGGGTGCGGGGGCCTTCTTGGGGGGTGCTGGCTTCTTGACGGGGGCTGGCTTCTTAGCCGGGGCGGGCCGCTTGCCCTTCGGGGAGAAGACCTGGGTGCTGGCCTTCTGCGCCCCCACGCTCCTGTTTTTGCCCGCCGGCATGGGGCGCTTGGGAGCGGGGGGGGTCCGCACTTTGGGCGGGGGGCGCTTCTGAGGTGGCCTGTGGGAGGCACAATAGAAAGTGAAAGACCGCACCCACCCGCCACTGTGATCCGTGCGATTTCACTGCCTGACGGCACTTCGCTGGCGTTTCCTGCAGAGGTCCGGCACTGTAAACTACTAATGATCAAAAACCTGAGTAGCCAAGCatctaatttctttcttttccagtGGAAGATTACTCAAATATTCTACATGAGCTTTACATCTGGGGCTTTAAATGTGCAAAGGCGCACCCTTATCACACACCTGACATACTCAGCAAATGCTGTAAAATAATATGCAGCAGTCTTCCTTTGGTGAGGTGCGTGCGTACAGTGAATTCGTACACTGAGATCACCAGGCCTCAGGTTTTACAGAGCTGGCCTGCCGTTTCTGTTCACTCACCTTTTCTTGGGAGGTGGCTCTTCCTCCTCAGATTCCGACTCTTCCTCGGACTCCTCTTCCTCggactcctcctcctcagaagactcctcctcctcgtcctcctccCCTTCCTTGTGTTTGTCAGGGAACAGAGTAGCAGGGCTGTTGGGAGAGGGAGAAAGGTCTACAACAATGGTGCTAACACTGCTACAAATTTTAGCATCTTCCCTGTCACAGAATGTGAATACAGCAAAATGAAAGGCTAACCTATTCCACATATATCAACGCACTTCAAACTTTAAACAGAATCAGATGCTTTTTGGCTCCTGGTCTTTCAACCACTTGTGCACATTTAAACCTCAGATTCCCCTGTACAGTTATCCAAACATGCCCTAGATTTAACAGCAAGTCTACAAATACACATGCTTCATAATTCTAGATTATTTATAAAGATGATTTTCCTCTCAACAAAAGGATGACAAGTTTTCACCATCAGTAAATCATAGCATCAAACGATATGTTTTCCCATTAGCGTATGAAACAATGATTCTGTTTAAAAGGGACTCAAGGGGATTCGTTCAGGGCCCTCTGGGCACCTCCTGCCTCCACATCGAGAACCTACCTGGGGTAGTAGGGGAAGCACAGCTGGTAAGTCCCACTGAATCCCTTCCCAGAGATCTGCTCCATCCAGCCGAACATCTCACACCTCCGCAGGGTCCTCTTCAGGTTGTTGACTGAGCGGAGAGAACAGAGACGGTAATAAACTGGTACATCAAAATAACACTCTCCATACAAAAGTCAGCTTTCCCAAAAGAAACACCTACTGGGTACATTTTCTTCTACTTATGAGGGGATACAGTGGTAGCTGAAGCTTACACTGCCATTTAGTCACAAGTACACGGATGAACGATGCAGTGACAGAACCAGTTACTATCTGGAGATGCAGGCTTTGAAATGCAAAGACTCTGTTGATCTAGAGCATGGCACAAACACATGCAGGAAGGCCATGGGACCCTCCTAACTGAATAGGAGCCACTGGGAGCCACAAGATCTTACGCTGGAGGTAGACCTTCCCGCCCTGGTTGTTGTCCAGGATGAATCTCTTGAGCGCAGTGGTGCTGCAGGTTTTGGGCTCGTTCATGGCTGTGATGGCCGACAGGATGGCCTCCTCGAGTGGGCTCCGGTTCAGGAGAAACTTTTCCCCTGCCTTCTTGATCTGAAAGACAAAGCAGCGCAAGTAATTGCTCTGAATGCATCTGCCGGCGATAAAATCCGCTGCTCTTTTTTCCAACACGAGCCAACTGAGCAGCCTTCACATATTGATCTCTAAAAAGAGCGGATCACATAAGGATCCCTGAATAGTGCTTCTATAAATGGTAAATAAGGACGTGGAATAAATCTCGACTACTAAcacaggaacaagtacaggtccACTGCATCATTCAAGTGGCACATTTGtttgtggaggggagtctccattacctgtaaagcgctttgaatggtgTCCGGAAaaccgctatataagtgtaaggaattaatattacgtttgcagcctacacactgatgcagctccccactgaAATTAACACTTGTACTATACAAAAACAATTGCATGCTTGTACATCAGCTGTAAACCATAAGATCTCACTGCTGCtttcttctgaaaaaagaatgaaaactcCCGTacttataaaataaattcagaaattGCCTTTTATACCTTGTCTTATGAGTAGAGACTAGGACTCCACTATAGCTACATGACCTTTGGGAACTCCTTTGTGCAAGATGCCATAAAAATTGCTGCATAGAAGACCTCACCGTTTGTTGCACGTGATTGTACAAGCATCATGAAAAAAGTTCCATGTACTCCTTTTGTCTGAAAACGGGATGCACAGAGCTTTCTCATGATGCTTGTACAATGCAACAGGCAATTTGAAAAAGATTTTTATACTATGTAAAAGGCAATTCGAAAAGAGCAttaggaatattttttttgattGAATAATAATTATGCTACTGCTTGAGATCTCCAAATAAAGCTGATGGCTTTATTCTCATTCCTTTACCATCATTCAATATAAAAGTGTTAGATCAAAATTATACATCGATCTCTCAGTAAATCCCATATTCCTAAATGTATCATAACTGGACAAAAAACCtaataagaacaaaaataaagagtATATGAGGTTATGAGCAGAAGATGATTAGCAAGCAGAAGAAGAGTGTTGTGTTACAACATTGTGTGTTCAGTTTGAGAGTCAGCCCCAGATATGCAATACAACATCGAACAgttagaataaattaaatcagatATAGCAGGCTCCGTCACTAAAGAGAACAACAGGGTTCCCATGTTGCCTATCCTAAATGACGTGTGCAACATGAATTGTTTAGCCCAGGAAATGAGGGCTCACCTGGAAGGTTCCTgatgctcccttgccagtcagTTGTTCTAACTGGCCTTTCTCTACAGCTCTCTGTAAGGCATTTTTTAATATGTGGGgtctggaacaaaaaaaaagtgggAATGCATTCAGTTGATTAGcttcataaaaaaatactattaaatCAAGGATTAACAATCAGGAACAGATGTTCTTCTACACAATGCAACACACTTGTAAGACGACCCCGCCATCGCTACCTGCTGTCCACTTTCAGCTTGGGGAAGTACTGCTCCACATATTTCTTGATGAGGCGGTAAGAGGCCTCCTTGGGTTCACAGAGGCGCGTGAAGATAAGAGGCAGAGTGTCCTCCAGCTTTTCTGTGGGCTCTGGCATGGTCACTGCTCTGGAAGGACCCGAACTGCTCTTCTGGAAAAAGCAGAGGATAAtatcaggaaaaagaaaacaataccaGAATCTTATATCGTCCCCTTTTTGTGTCTGTGCTATTAATTATACTTGTGCCTAATAGCTTTCTTCAAATTTTGCACATTCCATCTGATCTCATAAATATCGCTGCCGAGCCCTAAATAATCTTTAAATAGTCTTGCAATGATCCAGCTTGAAATGCAATCAACAGCAAAATTCCTGGTTAGGCTGTGCGCCCTGATCCCACAAACACATAACTAGAGTTCCTGAAGTGATCAGGGGTTTTGGCAAGACATGGGAGCTCCTGGTAAAAATATTAGCCGTCTTGCTTTTATCATGAAAATCTGAGCTTGCACTAGCAGCCCATTAAATTCCAGCATCCTACGATTCTACGGATTGTCCAGTTTTACGAGCCCAGTCACAATGCTCTTCCTCCGCACAGCTCCTGAGAGGACCCATCCGTAGGGCTGTATTCTCCCTCCCACTGTGACCTGTGTGGCAACGAGAGGCTGAGGAGCTGCGGGGTTGGTCTCTTACCTTCTTGGATTTCTGGGCTTGCTTACTGTTGCTGGAGACCACAGTAAAGCTACCGGAGAAGCCCTTGCCTTTCACCTGCCAGACAAAGAGCGGCACGTGatgaacacagagacacagacattaTCAAGTGGCATCAAACCAACTCTAGAGTAAGCAGCATGCCAGCTTCACAACTTATTTAACGGGGAACTACAGTCACAAtttcagaccggttattaaggGGGAACTGCAGTCTCAATTTCGTAGACTCGGTAACAGAATAAATTAATCGACAAATCAAATTTCAAATAAAGTACACGATTGCGAACTTTGTGAAGGTGCTGTATGGCTGCCATGTTGTTGCAGGCAGATAAAAAAAGATGCTGTTCTCTTCACGAGCGAGAGTGATAGTTTGAGGAAATCGTGATGTCCTGGATGCCCCAGTCCTTTCCAAAGTTACCCCCCCCAACACAGGTTCCTATGCTATGGAAGAGCTGTGGTAAAAACACTTTCTTCAAGGGTACTACAGGGGTGTCAGCTGCAGAGACTTGAATCCCTGACACCCACTCCATACTGATCCCAAACAACACGCATCGAATCTTGAATATTAACaggaagagtaaaaaaaaaaaaaaacagtactatgCAAAAAATGTGAATCATATCTCTTAAAGTCCA from Lepisosteus oculatus isolate fLepOcu1 chromosome 25, fLepOcu1.hap2, whole genome shotgun sequence encodes:
- the hp1bp3 gene encoding heterochromatin protein 1-binding protein 3 isoform X2 — protein: MPIRRAAGTPPQETAPKNPTAAEPDASSEESASAGEEQESEAPAPAPAPAAEDGQAKGDGKEPESKEEKKEEKKPAEEQKKEDKDAVKEKERKVRKTIPAWATMSAKQLARSQKRSQVTLYVRPKIDDILTEAIQACFHKTGASAFAIRKYILKKYPSLELDRRGYLLKQALKRVLQRGAIKQVKGKGFSGSFTVVSSNSKQAQKSKKSSSGPSRAVTMPEPTEKLEDTLPLIFTRLCEPKEASYRLIKKYVEQYFPKLKVDSRPHILKNALQRAVEKGQLEQLTGKGASGTFQIKKAGEKFLLNRSPLEEAILSAITAMNEPKTCSTTALKRFILDNNQGGKVYLQLNNLKRTLRRCEMFGWMEQISGKGFSGTYQLCFPYYPSPATLFPDKHKEGEEDEEEESSEEEESEEEESEEESESEEEEPPPKKRPPQKRPPPKVRTPPAPKRPMPAGKNRSVGAQKASTQVFSPKGKRPAPAKKPAPVKKPAPPKKAPAPAKASPTKRAAPSKKPKTPATKKMTSRASKKPPAKKTPAKSPVKAKPAARKSQRTRK
- the hp1bp3 gene encoding heterochromatin protein 1-binding protein 3 isoform X1 — encoded protein: MPIRRAAGTPPQETAPKNPTAAEPDASSEESASAGEEQESEAPAPAPAPAAEDGQAKGDGKEPESKEEKKEEKKPAEEQKKEDKDAVKEKERKVRKTIPAWATMSAKQLARSQKRSQVTLYVRPKIDDILTEAIQACFHKTGASAFAIRKYILKKYPSLELDRRGYLLKQALKRVLQRGAIKQVKGKGFSGSFTVVSSNSKQAQKSKKKSSSGPSRAVTMPEPTEKLEDTLPLIFTRLCEPKEASYRLIKKYVEQYFPKLKVDSRPHILKNALQRAVEKGQLEQLTGKGASGTFQIKKAGEKFLLNRSPLEEAILSAITAMNEPKTCSTTALKRFILDNNQGGKVYLQLNNLKRTLRRCEMFGWMEQISGKGFSGTYQLCFPYYPSPATLFPDKHKEGEEDEEEESSEEEESEEEESEEESESEEEEPPPKKRPPQKRPPPKVRTPPAPKRPMPAGKNRSVGAQKASTQVFSPKGKRPAPAKKPAPVKKPAPPKKAPAPAKASPTKRAAPSKKPKTPATKKMTSRASKKPPAKKTPAKSPVKAKPAARKSQRTRK